A single genomic interval of Aphidius gifuensis isolate YNYX2018 linkage group LG6, ASM1490517v1, whole genome shotgun sequence harbors:
- the LOC122859524 gene encoding uncharacterized protein LOC122859524 yields the protein MSDSLIIKVKREETDIDIDIETLEELPGRISSSAAEKKITPHKTGSFSSRIKSPLFRYSPPLNIPNKHKKKRATTKKKTKKNLTLSPQKVPIPEITKIFLKPMPSLIEIASLTSDDEDPLSTCDNINSTQKQYKYRFIDQHNRGKCLKERQRRNELMMAFQKLRCLLPAIKSNKNATKVLILTEATNYCRLLMKTEKKKISMLRQLNDYHINLSVTLIELKRDLNIK from the exons atgtcggaTTCTCTTATCATCAAAGTCAAACGTG AGGAAACGGACATAGATATAGACATAGAAACATTGGAAGAATTACCTGGAAGAATATCATCTTCTgctgcagaaaaaaaaatcacaccaCATAAGACTGGGAGTTTTTCAAGTAGAATAAAAAGCCCTCTATTTCGTTATAGTCCACCGCTGAATATTCCTAacaagcataaaaaaaaaagggcaactaccaaaaaaaaaacaaaaaaaaatttgactttGTCACCTCAAAAAGTGCCAATACCggaaattactaaaatttttttaaagccaaTGCCATCGTTGATTGAAATTGCTTCTCTTACTTCCGATGATGAAGACCCTCTGAGTActtgtgataatattaattcaactcaaaaacaatataaatatagattCATTGACCAGCATAATAGAGGGAAATGTTTGAAAGAACGTCAACGCCGAAATGAATTGATGATGGCATTTCAGAAGTTGAGATGTCTCCTGCCGgctattaaatcaaataaaaacgcaacaaaagttttaattttaacggAAGCAACAAATTATTGTCGACTATTgatgaaaactgaaaaaaaaaaaatttcaatgttaCGACAGTTGAATGATTATCACATCAATCTTTCAGTAACACTCATTGAATTGAAACgagatttaaatattaaatga